A DNA window from Canis lupus dingo isolate Sandy chromosome 2, ASM325472v2, whole genome shotgun sequence contains the following coding sequences:
- the FBLIM1 gene encoding filamin-binding LIM protein 1, with product MASKPEKRVASSVFITLAPPRRNVAVAEEVRRAACEARPGHPWAPAAPVKAPGAGATERPSPWTPPARAAAAVPAVPPQLSNGGCSPPPPTLDGEDALPDLDLLPPPPPSPDEEPPASMGASLISDFEQLHLPPPPPQPLAEGPPLQPRPSLPRPAEEELPPAPEEPAAFHEREASTDVCGFCHKTVSPRELAVEAMKRQYHAQCFTCRTCRRQLAGQSFYQKDGRPLCEACYQDTLEKCGKCDKVVQEHIIRALGRAFHPTCFTCVTCARCIGDESFALDSQDEVYCLDDFYRKFAPVCSICENPIIPRDGKDAFKIECMGRNFHENCYRCEDCRILLSVEPTDQGCYPLNNRLFCKPCHVKRSAAGCC from the exons ATGGCCTCCAAGCCTGAGAAGAGGGTCGCCTCGTCTGTCTTTATCACGCTGGCCCCGCCACGTCGAAACGTGGCTGTGGCTGAGGAGGTGAGGCGGGCAGCCTGTGAGGCCCGGCCGGGCCACCCCTGGGCACCTGCTGCTCCCGTCAAGGCTCCCGGGGCTGGCGCGACAGAGAGGCCCAGCCCTTGGACCCCCCCTGCCAGGGCGGCCGCCGCGGTGCCAGCTGTACCACCCCAGCTCTCCAACGGAG GATGTTCTCCGCCTCCTCCTACCCTGGATGGCGAGGATGCGCTCCCGGACCTGGACCTCCTCCCGCCTCCACCACCCTCCCCCGATGAGGAGCCTCCTGCCTCGATGGGGGCATCGCTCATTTCAGACTTCGAGCAGCTgcacctgcccccgcccccgccacag CCCCTGGCGGAGGGGCCTCCACTCCAGCCTCGGCCCAGTCTTCCCAGGCCCGCGGAGGAGGAGCTGCCGCCTGCCCCAGAAGAGCCTGCTGCTTTCCACGAGAGAGAGGCATCCACAG ACGTCTGTGGCTTCTGCCACAAGACCGTGTCCCCCCGAGAGCTGGCCGTGGAAGCCATGAAGAGGCAGTACCACGCCCAGTGTTTCACGTGCCGCACCTGTCGCCGCCAGCTGGCCGGGCAGAGCTTCTACCAGAAGGATGGGCGGCCCCTCTGCGAAGCCTGCTACCAG GACACCCTGGAGAAGTGTGGCAAATGCGACAAGGTGGTCCAGGAGCACATCATCAGGGCCCTGGGCCGGGCCTTCCACCCCACCTGCTTCACGTGCGTTACCTGTGCCCGGTGCATCGGGGACGAGAGCTTTGCCTTGGACAGTCAGGATGAAGTGTACTGCCTGGACGACTTCTATAG GAAATTCGCCCCGGTGTGCAGCATCTGTGAGAACCCCATCATCCCCAGAGACGGGAAGGATGCCTTCAAAATCGAGTGCATGGGGCGGAACTTCCATGAGAATTGCTACAGGTGCGAG GACTGCAGGATCCTCCTGTCTGTGGAGCCCACGGACCAAGGCTGCTACCCCCTGAACAACCGTCTCTTCTGCAAGCCGTGCCACGTGAAGCGGAGCGCTGCAGGGTGCTGCTGA